Proteins encoded in a region of the uncultured Paludibaculum sp. genome:
- a CDS encoding Clp protease N-terminal domain-containing protein: MFERFTEKARRVIFFGRYEASELASGFIETEHLLLGLLREDPSLVAALPYGADEAIRQRVSEKYAKNKKGIETSVDLPLSNDARRALTHAAEESERLGHKYIETGHLVLGLLRMEGCLAAKILGKYGIEPEQYRESIRDSLAAKVPSGERLPIRPRAPFRHRPVAAAALEPAVQMLAGMVTQCAAVMDNWDERDAAHRLKRRSWTRKEALGYLVDWADIHQLWIARALTEPTMVARLYPQEEWVGAQQFRTFPWSELVDLWVCLNRLLTHSISYVPEAKLATPCKIGLDEPISLQVLIERYVKHCEDEMGQILTHG, translated from the coding sequence ATGTTCGAACGATTCACAGAGAAGGCCCGCCGCGTGATCTTCTTCGGCCGCTATGAGGCGAGTGAACTCGCTTCGGGATTCATTGAGACAGAACACCTCCTTTTAGGACTGCTGCGGGAAGACCCGAGTCTGGTGGCTGCATTACCGTATGGTGCGGATGAAGCCATCCGGCAGAGGGTCTCGGAAAAGTACGCGAAGAACAAGAAGGGTATTGAAACCTCGGTCGATCTGCCGCTCAGCAATGACGCGAGACGGGCGCTGACCCACGCCGCCGAAGAGAGTGAGCGGCTGGGACACAAGTACATCGAAACGGGTCATTTGGTGCTGGGGTTGCTGCGCATGGAGGGCTGCCTGGCGGCGAAGATCCTTGGCAAATACGGGATCGAACCCGAGCAGTACAGGGAATCCATCCGCGATTCGCTGGCGGCGAAGGTGCCTTCCGGCGAGCGCCTGCCTATCCGGCCCAGAGCGCCATTTCGACACCGCCCCGTGGCCGCGGCCGCCCTGGAACCGGCGGTCCAGATGCTGGCTGGAATGGTTACCCAGTGCGCGGCCGTCATGGACAATTGGGACGAGAGGGATGCCGCCCATCGCCTCAAACGGCGGTCGTGGACTCGCAAAGAGGCGCTTGGGTACCTGGTGGACTGGGCGGACATTCATCAACTTTGGATCGCACGGGCTCTCACTGAGCCCACGATGGTCGCGCGTCTCTATCCGCAGGAGGAATGGGTTGGCGCTCAGCAGTTTAGGACGTTCCCGTGGTCGGAGTTGGTGGATCTGTGGGTCTGTCTGAACCGCCTGTTGACGCACTCCATATCGTATGTTCCCGAAGCGAAGCTCGCTACCCCCTGCAAGATCGGCCTGGACGAGCCCATCTCGCTACAGGTGTTGATCGAGCGGTATGTGAAGCACTGCGAAGACGAGATGGGACAGATTCTCACCCACGGCTGA
- a CDS encoding NADH-ubiquinone oxidoreductase-F iron-sulfur binding region domain-containing protein: MKRISDLSSFNDVREAGLSKLLPDRPRIAIGMGTCGTGNGAESVYHAFADAINTRGLGMNLARTGCFGFCAAEPLVNVYLPGKPLVILQRVQPNDVPGILDDLASGRMPTGLALCKIEEWDHITGHVRFGVGLPEIPHWHEVPFFTGQKKIVLRNCGLINPNEIDEYIAIGGYQALYKVLIDNNPDMVIEAVKAAKLRGRGGAGYQTGIKWEFLRKAKSERKYVICNADEGDPGAYMNRNEIESDPHSLIEGMIIGGFVMGASEGILYVRAEYPLAVHRLNSAIDQARECGLLGDNILGRGFRFDLQLVEGAGAFVCGEETALIRSLEGKAGRPTPRPPYPAEHGLYGCPTNINNVETWYNIAPIVIKGPGWFTETGSAKSPGTKVFSLVGKVNNTGLVEMPLGTPLKTFVYDVGGGGTHGRAIKAVQTGGPSGGCIPQEMFDTCVDYESLGQLGSIMGSGGMVVMDEDNCMVDVARYFIEFTHSESCGKCIPCRVGLDKSLYYLNRITQGKGTEADFDLLDDLSRMIRDTSLCGLGQTAPNPVLTTMRHFRHEFEDHIRAARCRAGVCEDLALSPCENSCPLHMNIPRFLQLLKEDRLEEAFVSVVMDNPLPASTGRVCQHPCDNRCRRTGVDSAVNMREVHRYIADAIYPSDRFDALAADVAARRKPLTGKRCAVVGAGPTGLACAFYLCMLGHEVMVYDSNPAAGGMLRYALPDYRLPKDVLDREVELIHRTGVQFTFDTQVPRDISLNDLDSQYDAVFLSIGTWKESWVYLPGTELTGVIPALPFLEAVSKEQPVPLGKRVTVIGGGNAAIDSARTALRLGSKVTIIYRRERKDMPAIPEETEAAEAEGAEIVFLATPHRIVGGPDGRVQAIEAVRTQLGEYDSSGRRRPMPTDEIVRFACDTVILAVGETVDLDFAKASGLKIKENGLIEVDRYTLETSRTKFYAGGDLITGASNVSNAMGYGKKAARNIDRRLMNVRRWEEVFPTFEYDQSPPAHASECPRHHVEEVDAAQRATTFAEATIGLAPVDAMEEACRCLRCDVRNGDH, encoded by the coding sequence ATGAAGCGCATCTCTGACCTCTCCAGCTTCAACGATGTGCGGGAAGCCGGGCTCTCCAAGCTGCTGCCGGACCGGCCTCGCATCGCCATCGGCATGGGCACGTGTGGCACCGGCAATGGAGCCGAATCCGTCTATCACGCCTTCGCCGATGCCATCAATACGCGCGGCCTGGGCATGAATCTGGCGCGCACCGGCTGCTTCGGTTTCTGTGCGGCCGAACCGTTGGTCAACGTCTACCTGCCCGGCAAGCCGCTGGTCATCCTTCAACGCGTGCAGCCCAACGACGTCCCCGGCATCCTCGACGATCTGGCCAGCGGCCGAATGCCCACGGGCCTCGCGCTCTGCAAGATCGAGGAGTGGGATCACATCACCGGCCATGTGCGCTTTGGCGTGGGTCTGCCCGAAATCCCACACTGGCACGAGGTCCCGTTCTTCACCGGCCAGAAGAAGATCGTCCTGCGCAACTGCGGATTGATCAATCCGAATGAAATCGATGAATACATCGCGATAGGCGGCTACCAGGCCCTCTACAAGGTCCTCATCGACAACAACCCCGACATGGTGATCGAGGCCGTCAAAGCCGCCAAGCTGCGCGGCCGTGGCGGCGCCGGCTACCAGACCGGCATCAAGTGGGAGTTCCTCCGCAAAGCCAAATCCGAGCGCAAATACGTCATCTGCAATGCCGATGAAGGCGACCCCGGCGCCTACATGAACCGCAATGAGATCGAGAGCGATCCGCACTCTCTCATTGAGGGCATGATCATCGGCGGCTTCGTCATGGGCGCCAGCGAGGGCATCCTCTACGTCCGCGCCGAATACCCGCTGGCCGTCCACCGCCTCAACTCCGCCATCGACCAGGCACGGGAGTGTGGTCTGCTGGGCGACAACATCCTGGGCCGCGGCTTCCGCTTCGACCTCCAGTTGGTCGAGGGCGCCGGAGCCTTCGTCTGCGGCGAGGAGACAGCGCTCATTCGCTCCCTCGAAGGCAAGGCCGGACGCCCCACACCGCGCCCGCCCTATCCGGCGGAGCACGGCCTCTATGGCTGCCCCACCAACATCAACAACGTCGAGACCTGGTACAACATCGCCCCCATCGTCATTAAGGGTCCCGGCTGGTTTACTGAAACCGGCAGCGCCAAGAGCCCCGGCACCAAGGTCTTCTCACTGGTCGGCAAGGTGAACAACACCGGCCTCGTCGAAATGCCCCTCGGCACTCCGCTCAAGACCTTCGTCTACGACGTCGGCGGCGGCGGCACCCACGGCCGCGCCATCAAAGCCGTTCAAACCGGCGGCCCTTCCGGCGGCTGCATCCCACAGGAGATGTTCGACACCTGCGTTGACTACGAGTCCCTGGGCCAGCTCGGCTCCATCATGGGCTCCGGCGGCATGGTGGTCATGGATGAAGACAACTGCATGGTGGATGTCGCCCGCTACTTCATCGAGTTCACCCACTCGGAAAGCTGCGGCAAGTGCATTCCCTGCCGCGTCGGCCTCGACAAGAGCCTTTACTACCTGAACCGCATCACGCAGGGCAAAGGCACGGAAGCCGACTTCGACCTGCTCGACGATCTCAGCCGCATGATCCGCGACACCTCGCTCTGCGGCTTGGGCCAGACCGCGCCCAACCCCGTCCTCACCACCATGCGGCACTTCCGCCATGAGTTCGAGGACCACATCCGCGCCGCCCGCTGCCGCGCCGGCGTCTGCGAGGATCTCGCCCTCAGCCCCTGCGAAAACTCCTGCCCGCTACACATGAACATCCCGCGCTTCCTGCAGTTGCTCAAGGAAGACCGTCTCGAAGAGGCCTTCGTCTCCGTGGTGATGGACAACCCGCTGCCCGCCTCCACCGGCCGCGTCTGCCAGCACCCCTGCGACAACCGCTGCCGCCGCACCGGCGTCGACTCCGCCGTCAACATGCGCGAGGTGCACCGGTACATCGCCGACGCCATCTACCCGTCCGATCGCTTCGACGCACTCGCCGCCGATGTCGCCGCCCGCCGCAAGCCCCTCACGGGCAAACGTTGCGCCGTCGTCGGAGCCGGCCCCACCGGCCTCGCCTGCGCCTTCTACCTGTGCATGCTGGGCCACGAGGTGATGGTCTACGACTCCAATCCGGCAGCCGGCGGCATGCTCCGCTATGCCCTGCCCGACTACCGCCTGCCCAAGGATGTGCTCGACCGCGAAGTCGAACTCATCCACCGCACCGGCGTCCAGTTCACCTTCGATACGCAGGTCCCGCGCGACATCTCACTCAACGACCTCGACAGCCAGTACGATGCCGTCTTTCTCTCCATCGGTACTTGGAAAGAGAGCTGGGTCTACCTGCCCGGCACGGAACTCACCGGCGTCATCCCCGCCCTGCCCTTCCTCGAAGCCGTTTCGAAGGAACAGCCCGTCCCCCTGGGCAAACGCGTCACCGTCATCGGCGGAGGCAACGCCGCCATTGACTCGGCCCGCACCGCGCTCCGCCTGGGCAGCAAGGTGACCATCATCTACCGTCGCGAACGCAAGGACATGCCCGCCATCCCCGAGGAGACGGAGGCCGCCGAAGCCGAAGGCGCCGAGATCGTCTTCCTCGCCACGCCGCACCGCATCGTCGGCGGCCCCGACGGGCGCGTGCAGGCCATCGAGGCCGTCCGCACCCAATTGGGCGAGTACGACTCCTCCGGCCGCCGCCGCCCCATGCCCACCGATGAGATCGTCCGTTTCGCCTGCGACACCGTCATTCTCGCGGTCGGCGAAACGGTGGACCTCGATTTCGCCAAGGCGTCCGGTCTGAAGATCAAGGAGAACGGCCTCATCGAAGTCGACCGCTATACGCTCGAAACCAGCCGCACGAAGTTCTACGCCGGCGGCGACCTCATCACCGGAGCCTCCAACGTCTCCAACGCCATGGGCTACGGCAAGAAGGCCGCTCGCAATATCGACCGGCGCCTGATGAACGTGCGCCGTTGGGAGGAGGTCTTCCCTACGTTCGAGTACGACCAGTCCCCACCGGCCCATGCCAGCGAGTGCCCCCGTCATCACGTGGAAGAGGTGGACGCCGCCCAGCGGGCCACCACCTTTGCGGAGGCCACCATCGGGCTTGCGCCCGTCGACGCGATGGAGGAAGCCTGCCGCTGCCTGCGTTGCGATGTCCGCAACGGCGACCACTAG
- a CDS encoding NAD(P)H-dependent oxidoreductase subunit E: MTPALLSDSPPRSSSLSFEEQDFIDRLIVQHRGRPGMLLSLLEAIQDRQPNKYLPVEVLDYLAARTGIPGAQIYSVATFYSLFNLKPQGEHTVCICRGTACHTRGSRNLLERVKLQLGLKEEDEDGSAEKMCATTADRRFTVRTVACFGQCALAPVAEIDHSILGHVNERALEREVDAIKKGGQR; encoded by the coding sequence ATGACGCCGGCGCTCTTATCCGATTCCCCACCCCGCTCCAGCTCTCTTTCCTTTGAAGAACAGGACTTCATCGACCGACTCATCGTTCAGCACCGGGGCCGTCCCGGTATGCTTCTGAGTCTGTTGGAAGCCATCCAGGACCGCCAGCCGAACAAGTACCTGCCCGTCGAGGTGCTCGACTATCTGGCCGCCCGCACCGGCATCCCCGGCGCCCAGATCTACAGCGTGGCGACGTTCTACTCGCTCTTCAACCTGAAACCGCAGGGCGAGCATACCGTCTGCATCTGCCGCGGCACGGCCTGCCATACGCGCGGCTCGCGCAATCTGCTGGAGCGCGTCAAGCTCCAACTCGGGCTAAAGGAGGAAGACGAGGACGGCAGCGCCGAAAAGATGTGCGCCACCACAGCGGACCGCCGCTTCACCGTGCGCACTGTTGCCTGCTTCGGTCAATGCGCCCTGGCGCCGGTGGCCGAGATCGATCACTCCATCCTGGGCCACGTCAATGAGCGCGCGCTCGAACGCGAAGTGGACGCCATCAAGAAAGGCGGCCAGCGATGA
- a CDS encoding pitrilysin family protein, protein MFHRNLTTARATRPLLALILAVSMLPATLPAQGLPQGVQKVTSVEGITEYHLANGLRVLLFPDPTKSNITVNITYMVGSRHEDYGETGMAHLLEHLMFKGSTNHTNVPKELQDHGARPNGTTWFDRTNYFETFNATDENLQWALSLEADRMVNSFIAKKDLDSEMTVVRNEFEAGENDPDSILEERVMSTAYLWHNYGKSTIGARSDLEQVPIERLQAFWRHFYQPDNAVLVVAGKFDEAKTLELVQKYYGSIPKPTRQLRRTYTAEPTQDGERNVTLRRVGDVQAVAAVWHIPPGSNEEFAPMEMAGRILGDIPSGRLYKALVETKKAASVNTNEYQLKDPGVFIAHASVRTESSLADARKTLLDTIDEVKTKPFTKEELERVRANWLKNFDLALNNSAAIALQLSEWQGMGDWRLMFLHRDRIKKVTLEQVQKAAEKYLIASNRTVGEFIPEKAPVRAEVPSAPDVTALVKDYKGEALVSQGESFDASPENIDKRTIRGDLKGGIKLSFITKKTRGNQVVATLNLHFGDVNNLKNKDFAAGFAGQMLMRGTPKHTRQQIKDEFDRLKASVRVMGNETGANVGITTTKENLQPVLTLVAELLKESNFPQSEFDQLKQQTLAQLEQQKSEPQAIAVRAVQRHMNPYEKGDVRYVHTVDEEVESVKALTLDEVKAFHKAFYGASHGEFVVVGDFDPETTQKEVSDLFNDWKSQQAFARVKKAYIAVEPENKVFETPDKANAMFIAGLPVKINDTNPDYPAMLVGNYILGSGMNSRLFARIRGKEGLSYGVGAQFMASPEDDGGIFMAFAICAPQNASKVEASFKDEVGLILEKGYSEAEVTAAKKSLLEARQVSRANDNELVGRMAGQRFYNRTMAFDTELESRIQKLTPADIQAAMKKYLDISRMSFYKAGDFKKAAATN, encoded by the coding sequence ATGTTTCACCGCAACCTGACCACCGCCCGGGCCACAAGACCCTTGTTGGCCCTCATTCTTGCCGTCTCGATGTTGCCCGCGACTCTGCCGGCCCAAGGGCTGCCGCAGGGTGTCCAGAAGGTCACCAGTGTGGAAGGCATTACCGAATACCACCTGGCGAACGGGCTGAGGGTGCTGCTGTTCCCCGATCCAACCAAGTCAAATATCACCGTCAACATCACCTATATGGTGGGTTCGCGGCACGAGGACTACGGCGAGACGGGCATGGCGCACCTGCTGGAACACCTGATGTTCAAGGGATCGACCAACCACACCAATGTCCCGAAGGAATTGCAGGACCACGGCGCTCGGCCCAACGGTACCACATGGTTTGATCGCACGAACTACTTCGAGACATTCAACGCGACGGACGAGAATCTGCAGTGGGCGCTTTCGCTGGAAGCCGATCGCATGGTGAATTCCTTCATCGCCAAGAAGGATCTGGACAGCGAGATGACGGTGGTTCGGAACGAATTCGAAGCCGGCGAAAACGACCCGGATTCGATTCTGGAAGAGCGGGTGATGTCGACGGCTTACCTGTGGCACAACTACGGGAAGTCGACGATTGGCGCGCGGTCCGATCTGGAACAGGTGCCGATCGAACGGCTGCAGGCATTTTGGAGGCATTTCTATCAGCCGGACAATGCCGTGTTGGTGGTGGCCGGCAAGTTTGACGAAGCCAAGACTCTGGAACTGGTGCAGAAGTATTACGGGTCGATTCCGAAGCCGACCCGGCAACTGCGGCGTACTTATACGGCAGAGCCCACGCAGGACGGCGAACGGAATGTGACGCTGCGGCGTGTGGGTGACGTGCAGGCGGTGGCGGCGGTGTGGCATATTCCGCCAGGGTCGAATGAAGAGTTCGCGCCCATGGAAATGGCCGGCCGGATTCTGGGTGACATTCCTTCGGGCCGCCTTTACAAGGCACTGGTGGAGACCAAGAAAGCGGCCAGCGTGAACACGAACGAGTACCAGTTGAAGGATCCGGGCGTCTTCATCGCGCATGCTTCCGTGCGTACCGAAAGTTCCCTGGCCGATGCCCGCAAGACGCTGCTCGACACCATCGACGAGGTGAAGACCAAGCCCTTCACCAAGGAAGAACTGGAGCGCGTGCGCGCCAACTGGCTGAAGAATTTCGACCTGGCGCTGAACAATTCGGCAGCCATCGCCCTGCAGCTCTCCGAATGGCAGGGCATGGGTGACTGGCGGTTGATGTTCCTGCATCGCGACCGCATCAAGAAGGTCACGTTGGAGCAGGTGCAGAAGGCAGCGGAGAAGTATCTGATCGCATCGAACCGGACGGTGGGCGAGTTCATTCCCGAGAAGGCTCCGGTGCGGGCCGAGGTTCCCTCCGCACCGGACGTGACGGCGCTGGTGAAGGACTACAAGGGTGAGGCGCTGGTGAGCCAGGGCGAGTCGTTCGACGCATCCCCTGAGAATATCGACAAGCGCACGATCCGCGGCGACCTGAAGGGCGGCATCAAGCTGTCGTTCATCACCAAGAAGACCCGCGGCAACCAGGTGGTGGCCACGCTGAACCTGCACTTCGGCGATGTGAATAACCTGAAGAACAAGGACTTCGCGGCTGGCTTCGCCGGGCAGATGCTGATGCGTGGCACACCCAAGCACACGCGCCAGCAGATCAAGGATGAGTTCGACCGCCTGAAGGCGAGCGTCCGGGTGATGGGCAACGAGACCGGCGCCAATGTCGGCATCACAACCACCAAGGAGAATCTGCAGCCGGTGTTGACGCTGGTGGCCGAGCTGCTGAAGGAGTCGAACTTCCCGCAGAGCGAATTCGACCAGTTGAAGCAGCAGACTCTGGCGCAGCTTGAGCAGCAAAAGAGCGAGCCGCAGGCTATCGCCGTGAGGGCCGTACAGCGCCACATGAATCCCTACGAGAAGGGCGACGTGCGCTATGTCCACACGGTGGATGAGGAGGTCGAGAGTGTGAAGGCTCTGACATTGGACGAAGTCAAGGCCTTCCATAAGGCCTTCTATGGCGCCTCCCACGGCGAGTTCGTGGTGGTTGGCGATTTCGATCCGGAGACGACGCAGAAGGAAGTCTCCGACCTGTTCAACGACTGGAAGAGCCAACAGGCCTTTGCGCGTGTGAAGAAGGCGTACATCGCTGTCGAACCGGAAAACAAGGTGTTTGAAACGCCGGACAAGGCGAACGCGATGTTCATCGCCGGACTACCTGTGAAGATCAACGACACGAATCCGGACTACCCGGCGATGCTGGTGGGCAACTACATTCTCGGCTCGGGCATGAACTCCCGGTTGTTTGCCCGCATCCGCGGCAAGGAAGGCCTGAGCTACGGTGTGGGCGCGCAGTTCATGGCGTCGCCGGAAGACGATGGCGGCATCTTCATGGCCTTCGCGATCTGCGCTCCGCAGAATGCGTCGAAAGTGGAAGCGTCATTCAAGGACGAAGTTGGCTTGATCCTCGAGAAGGGCTACTCGGAGGCAGAGGTGACGGCGGCCAAGAAGAGCCTGCTGGAGGCGCGTCAGGTGAGCCGGGCCAACGATAATGAGTTGGTGGGCCGGATGGCCGGGCAGCGCTTCTACAATCGCACCATGGCCTTCGATACGGAACTGGAATCCAGGATCCAGAAGCTGACGCCGGCGGACATTCAGGCCGCGATGAAGAAATACTTGGACATCTCGCGGATGAGCTTCTACAAGGCCGGCGACTTCAAGAAGGCGGCGGCCACCAACTGA
- the nadD gene encoding nicotinate-nucleotide adenylyltransferase — protein MPLSQARRRKTIGLKVAIFGGTFDPIHNAHLRVAREAADRLQLDRVLLVPSANPPHKPSGTTTPYEDRFRMVALACACDPRFEPSRLEDGQGKSYSIDTIERVKAQVGPTDELYFLIGADAFAEIGSWHRSADVLHAVEFVVVSRPGYAYPIPPGAKVIGLETLALVISSSEIRRKLDSGEPVEELPDPVLGYIREHGLYQ, from the coding sequence GTGCCGCTCTCCCAGGCACGCCGCAGAAAGACCATCGGTTTGAAAGTTGCCATATTCGGTGGGACGTTCGACCCCATCCACAATGCCCATCTCCGGGTGGCCCGCGAGGCCGCCGATCGATTGCAGTTGGACCGCGTCCTGCTGGTCCCCTCCGCGAACCCGCCGCACAAGCCCTCAGGCACCACCACCCCCTACGAAGATCGATTTCGCATGGTGGCATTGGCCTGCGCCTGCGATCCGCGCTTTGAGCCCTCGCGCCTGGAGGATGGGCAAGGGAAGAGCTACTCCATCGACACGATTGAGCGCGTGAAGGCTCAAGTGGGCCCAACGGACGAGCTCTATTTTCTGATTGGGGCCGATGCATTTGCCGAGATCGGATCGTGGCATCGGTCGGCCGACGTCTTGCACGCCGTGGAGTTCGTCGTCGTGTCGAGGCCCGGCTACGCCTACCCGATTCCGCCCGGTGCCAAGGTGATTGGACTGGAAACCCTGGCGCTTGTCATCTCATCGTCAGAAATCCGTCGCAAACTGGATAGTGGCGAACCCGTGGAGGAACTCCCTGACCCGGTCCTCGGCTACATCCGCGAGCACGGCCTGTACCAATAA
- the dusB gene encoding tRNA dihydrouridine synthase DusB — MANFPAAFQVGPVEIRPATVLAPMAGVTDTVFRRLIRNQGGCGLIMTEFTSSHGVVASGRHPNRKSIKTFHYLYFEPEEHPISAQLFGSDPEIMSEAAKVCEDNGFDAVDINFGCPVKKVVSCNGGSGLLRNLPLVEELLKRVRSSISIPLTMKFRAGWNDKELVHVQMAKLAEDNGITAIALHPRTREQGYSGRADWTRIAEVKDAVKIPVIGNGDINTPEDALRMTQETGCDGIMVGRAASSNPWIFRQIQEHLEGRAYFQPTELDRWRMMHTYYTMLLTRGGLDVVGKMKQFATYFTHGVRNGAKLRTAIYQSREATEILGLVDQFFDHELGRPDEKLATVLL, encoded by the coding sequence ATGGCAAACTTCCCCGCAGCCTTTCAGGTTGGTCCGGTAGAAATCCGCCCTGCCACCGTGCTGGCGCCGATGGCCGGCGTGACGGATACCGTCTTTCGCCGGCTGATCCGGAACCAGGGCGGCTGCGGACTCATCATGACCGAGTTCACCAGTTCACACGGCGTGGTGGCCAGCGGCCGCCATCCAAACCGCAAGTCCATCAAAACCTTCCACTACCTCTATTTTGAACCCGAAGAGCACCCGATCAGTGCGCAATTGTTCGGCTCCGATCCGGAAATCATGTCGGAGGCGGCCAAGGTCTGTGAAGACAACGGTTTCGACGCCGTCGACATCAACTTCGGCTGCCCGGTGAAGAAGGTGGTGAGCTGCAACGGCGGCTCGGGGCTATTGCGTAACCTCCCGCTGGTGGAAGAGTTGCTGAAGCGCGTGCGCTCCTCAATCAGTATTCCGTTGACAATGAAGTTTCGCGCGGGCTGGAACGACAAGGAGCTGGTTCACGTACAGATGGCGAAGCTGGCCGAGGACAACGGCATTACGGCCATTGCGCTGCACCCGCGCACCCGCGAGCAGGGCTACAGCGGACGCGCGGACTGGACGCGCATCGCGGAAGTGAAGGACGCAGTGAAGATCCCCGTCATCGGCAACGGCGACATCAACACGCCGGAAGACGCGCTGCGGATGACTCAGGAGACCGGCTGCGATGGCATCATGGTGGGGCGGGCGGCGTCGTCCAACCCCTGGATCTTCCGGCAGATTCAGGAGCACCTGGAGGGTCGAGCCTATTTTCAGCCGACTGAGCTCGATCGTTGGCGGATGATGCACACCTACTACACGATGCTGCTGACCCGGGGCGGCTTGGACGTCGTGGGCAAGATGAAGCAGTTTGCCACCTACTTCACGCACGGCGTGCGCAACGGCGCCAAGCTGCGCACCGCGATCTACCAGTCGCGCGAAGCGACCGAGATCCTCGGTCTGGTGGACCAGTTCTTCGATCACGAACTGGGCCGCCCTGATGAGAAGCTGGCGACGGTGCTGCTGTAG
- the rnhA gene encoding ribonuclease HI has protein sequence MKKVQAITDGSCLGNPGRGGWACILRYGGHTKEMYGSERETTNNRMELTAAIQALAALREPCEVEIVTDSQYVKNGIQSWMAGWKRNGWKTAAKKPVMNQDLWVELDEQVSRHKTDWVWTKGHADHADNNRCDELARMAAETQSSS, from the coding sequence ATGAAAAAAGTACAGGCGATTACGGATGGATCCTGTCTCGGCAACCCGGGCCGGGGTGGGTGGGCGTGCATTCTGCGTTACGGTGGTCACACCAAGGAGATGTACGGCAGCGAGCGGGAGACGACCAACAACCGGATGGAATTGACGGCGGCCATCCAGGCGCTGGCGGCCCTGCGCGAACCCTGCGAGGTGGAGATCGTCACCGATTCCCAATACGTCAAAAACGGGATCCAAAGCTGGATGGCCGGCTGGAAACGGAACGGCTGGAAGACGGCGGCCAAAAAACCGGTGATGAACCAGGACCTCTGGGTCGAGCTGGATGAGCAGGTCTCCAGGCACAAGACCGACTGGGTGTGGACCAAGGGGCACGCCGATCACGCCGACAATAACCGCTGTGACGAGCTGGCCCGCATGGCGGCCGAGACCCAAAGCTCGTCGTGA
- a CDS encoding YkgJ family cysteine cluster protein — protein MITDLVQIRRLGEQKRGENERFRRHLKTHAFVERRLRHIAEETEEAIDCTTCANCCKVATVTLTDRDVAKLAKFLRIKEGKFLRDYTEQSEEEGLILKRDEETGCVFLSGTECTVYEARPATCGDFPHLVRGAGSLQSRVWQFIDRACYCPIVYNTMESWKVETEFSPSPK, from the coding sequence ATGATCACCGATCTCGTCCAAATTCGCCGTTTGGGCGAGCAGAAGCGCGGCGAAAACGAGCGTTTTCGCCGCCATTTGAAGACGCACGCCTTCGTCGAGCGCCGCCTGCGACACATTGCCGAGGAGACCGAGGAGGCCATCGACTGCACTACCTGCGCCAACTGTTGCAAGGTGGCCACAGTCACGTTGACCGACCGCGACGTGGCCAAGCTGGCGAAGTTCCTGCGCATCAAGGAAGGCAAGTTCCTGCGCGATTACACGGAGCAGTCCGAGGAAGAAGGGCTGATTCTGAAACGCGACGAGGAGACCGGATGTGTGTTTCTATCCGGGACCGAGTGTACGGTCTATGAAGCGCGCCCAGCGACCTGCGGCGACTTTCCACATCTCGTGCGCGGCGCGGGTTCACTGCAATCGCGAGTGTGGCAGTTCATCGACCGGGCGTGCTACTGCCCCATCGTGTACAACACCATGGAGAGTTGGAAGGTGGAGACGGAGTTTTCTCCGTCTCCCAAATAG